From Orcinus orca chromosome 3, mOrcOrc1.1, whole genome shotgun sequence, a single genomic window includes:
- the LOC125963951 gene encoding metabotropic glutamate receptor 7-like: protein MLALSPVLGCWRARAASHQARARARRAGRGTQERTAPPDGRRRGTPHPRRLPFPGRPYPPRPQETLGFPGGAHPKGPGLRRARHRPLECRRHHRSRGSSMVQLGKLLRALTLMKFPCCVLEVLLCALAAAARGQEMYAPHSIRIEGDVTLGGLFPVHAKGPSGVPCGDIKRENGIHRLEAMLYALDQINSDPNLLPNVTLGARILDTCSRDTYALEQSLTFVQALIQKDTSEVRCTNGEPPVFVKPEKVVGMIGASGSSVSIMVANILRLFQVDGRYGIRKRM from the coding sequence ATGCTCgctctctccccagtgctgggctgtTGGAGAGCTCGAGCTGCAAGCCACCAAGCGCGAGCTCGAGCGCGGCGCGCTGGCCGGGGAACCCAAGAGCGCACGGCGCCCCCAGATGGCAGGCGCCGCGGGACCCCCCACCCTCGCCGGCTGCCCTTTCCCGGGCGCCCCTACCCTCCTCGCCCGCAGGAGACCCTGGGCTTCCCCGGAGGAGCTCACCCCAAGGGGCCAGGACTCCGGCGAGCCCGCCACCGTCCCCTCGAGTGCCGCCGCCACCACCGCAGCCGCGGGAGCAGCATGGTCCAGCTGGGGAAGCTGCTCCGCGCCCTGACTTTGATGAAGTTTCCCTGCTGCGTGCTGGAGGTGCTTCTGTgcgcgctggcggcggcggcgcgcggccAGGAGATGTACGCCCCGCACTCCATTCGGATCGAAGGGGACGTCACCCTCGGGGGGCTGTTCCCGGTGCACGCGAAGGGTCCCAGCGGAGTGCCCTGCGGCGACATCAAGAGGGAGAACGGGATCCACAGGCTGGAAGCGATGCTCTACGCCCTGGACCAGATCAACAGCGATCCCAACCTGCTGCCCAACGTGACGCTGGGAGCGCGGATCCTGGACACTTGTTCCAGGGACACTTATGCGCTCGAACAGTCGCTCACTTTCGTCCAGGCGCTCATCCAGAAGGACACCTCCGAAGTGCGCTGCACCAACGGCGAGCCTCCGGTTTTCGTCAAGCCCGAGAAAGTAGTTGGAATGATTGGGGCTTCGGGGAGTTCGGTCTCCATCATGGTAGCCAACATCCTGAGGCTTTTCCAG